A part of Tachysurus vachellii isolate PV-2020 chromosome 4, HZAU_Pvac_v1, whole genome shotgun sequence genomic DNA contains:
- the gnat1 gene encoding guanine nucleotide-binding protein G(t) subunit alpha-1 yields MGAGASAEEKHSRELEKKLKEDADKDARTVKLLLLGAGESGKSTIVKQMKIIHKDGYSLEECLEFITIIYSNTLQSIMAIVKAMNTLSIGYGDAAQQDNARKLMHLADTIEEGTMPKELSDIILQLWKDTGIQACFDRASEYQLNDSAGYYLNDLERLVQPGYVPTEQDVLRSRVKTTGIIETQFSFKDLNFRMFDVGGQRSERKKWIHCFEGVTCIIFIAALSAYDMVLVEDDEVNRMHESLHLFNSICNHRYFATTSIVLFLNKKDVFVEKIKKAHLSMCFPEYDGPNTYEDAGNYIKLQFLDLNMRRDIKEIYSHMTCATDTENVKFVFDAVTDIIIKENLKDCGLF; encoded by the exons GTGCAGGAGAGTCAGGGAAAAGCACAATTGTCAAACAGATGAA AATTATCCACAAAGATGGTTACTCCCTAGAAGAGTGCCTGGAGTTCATTACTATCATCTACAGCAACACCTTGCAGTCGATCATGGCTATTGTAAAAGCTATGAACACGCTCAGCATTGGCTATGGAGACGCTGCCCAGCAG GACAATGCCAGGAAGCTGATGCACTTAGCCGACACTATTGAAGAGGGCACCATGCCCAAGGAGTTATCTGATATTATCCTGCAGTTGTGGAAAGACACTGGCATTCAAGCATGCTTTGACAGAGCCTCAGAATACCAGCTCAACGACTCAGCTGGATA CTACTTAAATGATTTGGAGAGATTGGTCCAGCCTGGCTATGTCCCCACCGAGCAGGATGTACTACGATCTCGAGTTAAGACTACTGGTATCATTGAAACCCAGTTTTCCTTTAAGGACCTCAATTTCAG GATGTTTGACGTAGGAGGTCAGCGATCCGAGAGAAAGAAATGGATCCATTGCTTCGAAGGTGTTACCTGCATCATCTTCATCGCTGCTCTGAGTGCATACGACATGGTGCTGGTAGAGGATGATGAAGTG AACCGAATGCACGAAAGTCTCCACTTGTTCAACAGTATCTGCAACCATCGCTACTTCGCTACTACTTCCATCGTACTCTTCCTCAACAAGAAGGACGTCTTCGTTGAGAAGATTAAGAAGGCACATTTAAGCATGTGCTTCCCTGAATATGATG GACCAAACACGTACGAAGATGCTGGTAACTACATCAAGCTGCAGTTCTTGGACCTGAACATGCGGCGAGACATCAAAGAAATCTACTCGCACATGACTTGTGCTACAGACACCGAGAACGTCAAGTTTGTGTTCGATGCCGTGACAGACATTATCATCAAAGAAAACCTCAAGGACTGTGGTCTCTTTTAA